Proteins from a single region of Amblyomma americanum isolate KBUSLIRL-KWMA chromosome 10, ASM5285725v1, whole genome shotgun sequence:
- the LOC144107161 gene encoding uncharacterized protein LOC144107161 yields MVDSCTQTPRKTFTVACQTDGRDVRTRYTQVNLHISVRKDIHVQTDAGQTTSAHCEACTNTSTAPASTTQPVSSPLPPPPSQTVPSLPIDGRAPSPISFAPRQSSSPIESEASDCEEEHNTLQSSEFFPSLNETFLG; encoded by the exons ATGGTTGACAGCTGCACACAGACCCCAAGAAAAACCTTCACTGTTGCCTGCCAGACTGACGGCCGTGATGTGCGAACACGAT ATACACAGGTGAACCTCCACATTTCCGTGAGAAAGGATATCCACGTGCAGACAGATGCCGGGCAGACCACCAGCGCACACTGTGAAGCTTGCACGAATACAAGCACAGCTCCAGCCTCCACAACGCAACCTGTTTCTTCTCCTCTACCACCTCCTCCCTCCCAAACAGTCCCCTCACTACCAATTGATGGTCGAGCACCGTCTCCCATCTCATTCGCTCCACGACAGTCATCCAGCCCCATAGAATccgaagcctcagactgtgaagAGGAGCATAACACTCTGCAGAGCTCGGAGTTTTTCCCATCACTTAACGAGACCTTCTTGGGGTAA
- the LOC144108742 gene encoding uncharacterized protein LOC144108742: MAIFKFAVIGGCLVPGCINPRYCVALTPPAYRLWCKGYQYTVESLQAEGVCTGSQLPNVFQDTRCALSTSGLVTVMTVWATPFIGESRRKGVWNFLPLFSSKEAGSLVGNCRMFVA, encoded by the exons ATGGCCATTTTCAAGTTTGCTGTCATTGGGGGTTGTCTGGTCCCAGGCTGCATCAACCCACGATATTGTGTTGCACTGACACCACCAG CATACAGACTTTGGTGCAAAGGCTATCAGTACACTGTGGAAAGTCTCCAAGCTGAAGGTGTGTGTACAGGGAGCCAGTTGCCTAATGTCTTTCAGGATACGAG ATGTGCACTGTCGACTTCAGGACTTGTCACTGTAATGACGGTTTGGGCCACACCATTCATTGGAGAGTCGAGGAGAAAAGGCGTCTGGAATTTTCTACCCTTGTTTTCTTCAAAA GAAGCAGGTAGCCTCGTTGGTAATTGCAGAATGTTCGTGGCGTGA
- the LOC144108743 gene encoding uncharacterized protein LOC144108743, producing MDNERKRRLAALAVILDVTRDDEETGAAGSDPVEYKRLLRLSSDQLYQLLARVQPTIERQDTELRVAVPAKTRLQVTLRFLASGESQFSLSHQFRLGYSTVNGILLEACLAIYQELKNDYLKSPKTEEQWKRIIEGFSEKWQFPNCCDVGAPDSQGDGGLWQTTSLRKAIEKTAGLPTTIEMEHSPILNMPSVIVGVDAFPLSVPMMKPYDGHYLPLEKRIFNYRSAGTGIL from the exons ATGGACAATGAGCGGAAGCGTCGTTTGGCCGCTTTGGCTGTCATTCTTGACGTAACAAGAGATGATGAAGAGACTG GAGCTGCTGGCTCTGACCCAGTAGAATACAAGCGTCTGCTTCGGCTGAGCAGCGATCAGCTGTATCAGCTCTTGGCCCGTGTACAGCCAACAATCGAGCGCCAGGATACAGAGCTGCGGGTTGCAGTGCCAGCAAAGACGCGACTTCAAGTTACCCTCCGTTTCCTGGCATCAG GAGAGTCTCAGTTTTCCCTCAGCCACCAGTTCCGGCTAGGTTATTCCACAGTAAATGGAATTTTACTCGAGGCCTGTTTGGCCATATACCAGGAGTTAAAGAACGACTACCTGAAATCACCGAAAACTGAAGAGCAGTGGAAGAGAATCATTGAAGGCTTCAGCGAAAAATGGCAGTTTCCAAATTGTTGTG ATGTAGGTGCTCCAGACTCACAAGGGGATGGGGGGTTATGGCAAACAACCTCTTTGCGGAAAGCGATTGAGAAGACAGCGGGACTGCCAACGACAATAGAAATGGAGCACTCCCCCATACTGAACATGCCTTCAGTCATCGTTGGTGTTGACGCTTTCCCGCTTTCGGTGCCCATGATGAAGCCATACGACGGGCACTACTTGCCGTTAGAGAAGAGAATCTTCAACTACAGGTCAGCAGGCACAGGCATCCTCTGA